In Mongoliitalea daihaiensis, one DNA window encodes the following:
- a CDS encoding DUF6992 family protein, which produces MKNAFPKIFMTFCCFWMLVQLSHAQGQKEILQDFNQVRIDYNKQGMMILGSWAIGNIIWGASMAGRTTGEIQGFHQMNAYWNSINLLIAGFGYYSAMKEVPSTDFWETMRSQQSIEKILLVNAGLDVAYMAGGLYMLERGRRTDNERLSGFGKSVILQGAFLMSFDAIKFLIHNSHGKELPKLLENVSMGPGGIGFRMVF; this is translated from the coding sequence ATGAAAAATGCATTTCCTAAAATATTCATGACCTTTTGTTGCTTTTGGATGCTGGTACAATTGAGTCATGCTCAAGGCCAAAAGGAAATCCTTCAAGATTTCAATCAGGTCCGTATCGATTATAATAAACAAGGAATGATGATTTTGGGGTCTTGGGCCATAGGTAATATCATTTGGGGAGCCTCCATGGCTGGAAGAACCACTGGAGAAATCCAAGGATTCCATCAAATGAATGCTTACTGGAATTCCATCAATTTGTTGATTGCAGGATTTGGGTATTACTCGGCCATGAAGGAAGTGCCAAGCACAGATTTTTGGGAGACTATGAGAAGTCAACAGTCCATAGAAAAGATTTTGTTGGTCAATGCAGGATTAGATGTGGCCTACATGGCAGGAGGGCTGTATATGCTGGAGCGAGGCAGAAGAACCGATAATGAGCGTTTGAGTGGCTTTGGGAAGTCGGTAATTTTGCAAGGTGCCTTTTTGATGAGTTTTGATGCGATCAAATTTTTGATCCACAATAGCCATGGAAAGGAATTGCCCAAATTACTTGAAAATGTCAGCATGGGTCCTGGAGGTATAGGATTTCGAATGGTTTTCTAA
- the lepB gene encoding signal peptidase I, which translates to MQEEQKKKKSATREWVDALVFAVIAASLIRWLLLEPFTIPTGSMEKSLLVGDFLFVSKMHYGTRVPKTPLQMPLTHQKIWGTEISSYVDWIQLPYMRLPGFTKVKRNDVVVFNFPEELDVPVDLRTNYIKRAVAVPGDILEIRNTDIYINGERGTDPPKMQFSYDILTDKNLNEEFFDDYGINKDSYMPFSNGVGYMAMSTQENIDQLKKSPAVGNVMLRAERADMGDPRIFPDGAYFGWNKDNFGPLEIPGKGWTIEINDETMAKYASTIQYYEGLKDVQVQNNKLIIDGQEVTSYTFKQNYYFMMGDNRHDSYDSRYWGFVPEDHVVGKAWFLWLSLDKHKSMFSKIRWNRFFNGIK; encoded by the coding sequence ATGCAAGAAGAACAAAAGAAAAAAAAGTCTGCAACCCGAGAATGGGTGGATGCCCTAGTATTTGCAGTCATAGCCGCAAGTTTAATTCGTTGGTTGCTGTTAGAGCCCTTCACTATCCCTACGGGTTCTATGGAAAAATCACTTTTAGTGGGTGATTTTCTCTTTGTGAGCAAAATGCATTATGGTACGCGTGTGCCTAAGACTCCTTTGCAAATGCCCTTGACCCATCAAAAAATTTGGGGAACAGAGATAAGCTCCTACGTAGATTGGATCCAATTGCCTTACATGCGGCTTCCAGGATTCACTAAAGTAAAACGTAATGATGTAGTCGTATTTAACTTCCCTGAGGAGTTGGATGTTCCTGTAGATTTGCGGACAAATTATATCAAACGAGCTGTAGCAGTTCCAGGAGATATTCTGGAAATCAGGAATACAGATATCTATATCAATGGTGAACGAGGTACCGATCCTCCTAAAATGCAGTTTTCTTATGATATACTGACGGACAAAAACCTTAATGAGGAATTCTTTGACGATTATGGTATCAATAAAGACAGCTACATGCCATTCAGCAATGGAGTAGGCTATATGGCGATGTCAACTCAAGAAAATATTGATCAGCTAAAGAAATCCCCTGCAGTTGGAAATGTGATGTTGCGTGCCGAAAGAGCCGATATGGGAGATCCTCGTATTTTTCCTGATGGAGCTTACTTCGGATGGAACAAAGACAATTTCGGTCCACTAGAAATCCCAGGAAAAGGTTGGACGATCGAAATCAACGATGAGACCATGGCTAAGTATGCAAGTACAATCCAATACTACGAAGGCCTAAAAGATGTTCAGGTTCAAAATAACAAACTCATTATTGATGGCCAAGAGGTGACTTCCTACACCTTCAAACAAAACTACTACTTCATGATGGGGGATAACCGTCACGACTCTTACGATTCCCGCTATTGGGGATTTGTTCCGGAAGACCATGTCGTTGGCAAAGCCTGGTTCTTATGGCTGTCTTTGGATAAGCATAAATCCATGTTCAGCAAAATCCGATGGAATCGATTCTTTAATGGAATCAAATAA